The proteins below are encoded in one region of Acetobacteroides hydrogenigenes:
- a CDS encoding succinate dehydrogenase cytochrome b subunit, translated as MSNIFSSSIGKKLVMSLSGLFLIVFLLVHLGVNSLLMFDNTGRLFNLGAHFMATNPLIKVFEPVLAIGFLLHIVWAFTITLRNMQARPVRYAVNNQSGNATFASRNMFVLGVIVLGFLAIHLANFFVKIKFTGSPLLAEVDVDGVMMENAYGLVVELFRNPIYSVVYVVWIIALWFHLTHGFWSAFQTVGLNNQIWIKRWKAVAYAYATIVAVGFAIIPLFFLLGLDA; from the coding sequence ATGAGTAACATTTTTAGTTCTTCTATTGGGAAAAAACTGGTAATGAGTCTTTCCGGTTTATTCCTAATCGTGTTTCTATTGGTGCACCTCGGAGTAAACTCTCTTCTAATGTTCGACAACACGGGAAGACTGTTCAACTTAGGCGCTCACTTTATGGCTACAAACCCTCTAATCAAGGTGTTTGAACCTGTATTGGCTATTGGATTCCTGCTTCACATCGTATGGGCTTTCACCATCACCCTACGCAACATGCAAGCTCGCCCAGTAAGATATGCCGTAAACAACCAATCAGGTAATGCAACCTTTGCTTCTCGTAACATGTTCGTACTTGGTGTTATCGTGCTTGGGTTCTTGGCTATCCACCTTGCCAACTTCTTCGTAAAGATCAAGTTTACCGGATCGCCACTTTTGGCCGAGGTTGACGTTGATGGAGTTATGATGGAAAATGCCTACGGTCTAGTTGTTGAGCTATTCCGCAACCCAATTTACTCTGTTGTTTACGTTGTATGGATAATTGCCCTATGGTTCCACCTAACCCACGGTTTTTGGAGCGCATTCCAAACTGTTGGACTTAACAACCAAATCTGGATTAAACGTTGGAAGGCAGTTGCCTATGCATACGCAACTATCGTTGCTGTAGGTTTTGCTATCATCCCACTATTCTTCCTTTTAGGTCTTGATGCTTAA
- a CDS encoding fumarate reductase/succinate dehydrogenase flavoprotein subunit, which translates to MKQFDSKIPAGPLADKWKNHKAAIKVVSPANKRKLDIIVVGTGLGGASAAASLADLGYNVKVFCISDSPRRAHSIAAQGGINAAKNYQNDNDSVYRLFYDTIKGGDYRAREANVYRLAEVSGAIIDQCVAQGVPFARDYGGLLDNRSFGGAQVSRTFYAKGQTGQQLLLGAYAALNKGIARGNIKSYVRHEMLDVVIIDGKARGIITRNLVTGEIERHGAHAVVLATGGYGNVFFLSTNAMNSNGSAAWQAYKKGAMFANPCFTQIHPTCIPVHGDQQSKLTLMSESLRNDGRIWVPKKKEDVEKIRKKQIKASSIAEEDRDYYLERRYPAFGNLVPRDVASRAAKERCDAGFGVNETGLAVFLDFSTAINRLGQKTIEARYGNLFQMYEKITDVNPYEEPMMIYPAVHYTMGGLWCDYNLMTNIPGLYAIGEANFSDHGANRLGASALMQGLADGYFILPYTIGDYLSHEITSPKVNTNTSEFEEAEKAVKARIEKLFSIKGKKTVDELHKELGHIMWDLVGMARNEKGLEQAVERIKALREEFWKNVYVPGTNNSFNPEIEKALRLADFLEMGEVMAYDAYNRNESCGGHFREEFQTEEGEAKRNDEEYTYVACWEYTGEGQKPELNKEPLNFEFIKVAQRNYKE; encoded by the coding sequence ATGAAACAGTTTGATTCTAAGATTCCAGCTGGCCCATTGGCGGACAAGTGGAAAAATCATAAGGCTGCCATTAAAGTGGTTAGTCCCGCAAACAAAAGAAAGTTAGACATTATTGTTGTTGGTACCGGTTTAGGTGGTGCTTCTGCAGCTGCCTCTCTTGCCGACCTTGGATATAATGTAAAGGTATTCTGCATCTCTGATAGCCCACGTCGTGCGCACTCTATCGCGGCTCAAGGGGGTATCAACGCTGCTAAGAACTACCAAAACGATAACGACTCGGTTTACCGTTTGTTCTACGATACGATTAAGGGTGGTGACTACCGTGCTCGCGAGGCCAACGTTTACCGTTTGGCTGAAGTAAGCGGCGCTATCATCGACCAATGCGTTGCTCAAGGTGTTCCATTTGCTCGCGATTACGGCGGACTACTTGACAACCGCTCTTTTGGTGGTGCTCAGGTTTCTCGTACCTTCTACGCTAAGGGACAAACCGGACAGCAACTTCTACTAGGTGCTTACGCTGCCCTTAACAAGGGTATTGCTCGTGGCAATATCAAGTCGTACGTTCGCCACGAAATGCTCGATGTAGTTATCATTGATGGCAAGGCTCGTGGTATCATTACCCGCAATCTTGTAACCGGCGAAATCGAGCGTCACGGAGCACACGCTGTTGTTCTTGCAACTGGTGGCTACGGAAACGTATTCTTCCTTTCGACCAACGCTATGAACTCTAACGGTTCGGCTGCTTGGCAAGCTTACAAAAAGGGCGCAATGTTTGCTAACCCTTGCTTCACCCAAATTCACCCAACCTGTATTCCAGTACACGGTGACCAACAGTCGAAGTTAACCCTTATGTCGGAGTCGCTTCGTAACGATGGCCGTATCTGGGTTCCAAAGAAGAAGGAAGATGTAGAGAAGATTCGCAAGAAGCAAATCAAGGCTTCTTCTATCGCAGAAGAGGATCGCGACTACTACCTAGAACGTCGTTACCCTGCATTCGGTAACCTTGTACCACGTGACGTTGCTTCGCGTGCTGCTAAGGAGCGTTGCGATGCTGGTTTCGGTGTTAACGAAACAGGTTTGGCCGTATTCCTAGATTTCTCTACCGCTATCAACCGTCTTGGACAAAAGACCATCGAAGCTCGCTACGGTAACCTATTCCAAATGTACGAGAAGATTACCGACGTAAATCCTTACGAAGAGCCTATGATGATCTACCCAGCGGTTCACTACACCATGGGTGGTCTTTGGTGCGACTACAACCTGATGACCAACATCCCAGGATTGTACGCTATCGGTGAGGCAAACTTCTCAGATCACGGAGCAAACCGTCTTGGTGCATCTGCGCTTATGCAAGGTCTTGCTGACGGATACTTCATCCTTCCATACACCATTGGCGATTACCTATCGCACGAGATTACCTCTCCTAAGGTAAACACCAACACCTCAGAGTTCGAAGAAGCAGAGAAAGCTGTTAAGGCTAGAATCGAAAAGCTATTCAGCATTAAGGGTAAGAAGACTGTTGACGAGCTACACAAGGAGCTAGGCCACATCATGTGGGATCTAGTGGGTATGGCTCGTAACGAAAAGGGTCTTGAGCAAGCGGTTGAGCGTATTAAAGCGCTTCGCGAAGAGTTCTGGAAGAACGTTTACGTTCCAGGAACCAACAACTCTTTCAACCCAGAAATCGAAAAAGCTCTACGCCTTGCCGACTTCCTTGAAATGGGCGAGGTTATGGCTTACGATGCTTACAACCGTAACGAATCGTGTGGTGGTCACTTCCGCGAAGAGTTCCAAACCGAAGAGGGAGAAGCTAAGCGTAACGACGAAGAGTACACCTACGTTGCTTGCTGGGAGTACACCGGCGAAGGCCAAAAGCCAGAGCTTAACAAAGAGCCACTAAACTTCGAATTCATTAAGGTGGCACAACGTAACTATAAAGAGTAA
- a CDS encoding succinate dehydrogenase/fumarate reductase iron-sulfur subunit codes for MENKLNLTLKVWRQADAKSKGRFETYKVNDISTESSFLEMLDIVNNNLIHEGKEPIAFDHDCREGICGMCSLYIDGRAHGPDDDITTCQLHMRKFKNGDTITIEPWRSAAFPVIKDLVVDRQAFDKILQAGGFVTVNTGGIPDGNAIPISKEKADESMDAASCIGCGACVATCKNGSAMLFVSARVSSLALLPQGKIEGARRAKSMVAKMDELGFGGCTNTGACEAECPKGISISHIARLNREFLCAKLAE; via the coding sequence ATGGAAAACAAGCTAAATCTCACGCTTAAGGTATGGCGCCAAGCCGATGCTAAAAGCAAAGGAAGATTTGAAACATATAAGGTGAACGACATTTCGACCGAAAGCTCGTTCCTAGAAATGTTGGACATCGTTAACAACAACCTTATTCACGAAGGAAAAGAGCCTATCGCATTCGATCACGACTGCCGCGAGGGTATTTGCGGTATGTGCTCGCTATATATCGATGGCCGCGCTCACGGACCAGACGATGACATCACCACTTGCCAGCTTCACATGCGTAAGTTCAAGAATGGCGATACCATTACCATTGAGCCTTGGCGTTCGGCTGCCTTCCCTGTAATTAAGGACCTTGTTGTAGACCGTCAAGCTTTCGATAAGATTCTTCAAGCAGGTGGTTTCGTTACCGTAAATACCGGTGGTATTCCTGATGGTAACGCAATTCCAATTAGCAAGGAGAAAGCAGACGAAAGCATGGATGCAGCTAGCTGTATTGGTTGCGGTGCTTGCGTTGCAACCTGCAAGAATGGCTCTGCAATGCTATTCGTTTCGGCTCGCGTATCGTCGCTAGCCCTTCTTCCTCAAGGAAAGATCGAAGGCGCACGTCGTGCAAAAAGCATGGTGGCTAAAATGGATGAGCTGGGCTTTGGTGGATGTACCAACACCGGTGCTTGCGAGGCAGAATGTCCAAAGGGCATCTCTATTTCGCACATCGCTCGCCTAAACCGCGAATTCCTTTGCGCTAAGCTTGCTGAGTAA
- a CDS encoding CPBP family intramembrane glutamic endopeptidase — protein MNRSLKLLAFNILFSLVVGVPLSMVGLIFEVVGFPKNEISGITTSLGIAIATAITIYYGYRKRYMQRSDFSYNLSGIQVGYTFILFLLLFVLIGIFNEYVPLPNVFDWMNVDFTSAATIIAAVIVAPIGEEIIFRGMITKLLLEEYRPVKAIIISALIFGIIHFNPAQIPGAFVIGLLFGWLYYRTRSVIPGIVLHFINNAVAVGGAIYLGEEWEVNNSIVAISLLVLSLITLPFIFKRAQLAFARNEEYP, from the coding sequence ATGAACAGATCTCTTAAGCTACTCGCCTTTAACATCCTTTTCTCCTTAGTTGTTGGTGTACCTTTAAGTATGGTTGGCCTCATCTTCGAGGTGGTTGGTTTTCCCAAAAACGAAATTAGCGGCATAACAACCAGTCTTGGAATAGCCATTGCAACCGCAATAACCATTTACTACGGCTACCGAAAGAGGTACATGCAGCGTAGCGACTTTTCGTACAACCTTTCTGGCATTCAGGTAGGCTATACCTTTATCCTATTCCTGCTCCTTTTTGTCCTAATTGGCATTTTTAATGAGTACGTACCGCTACCCAACGTCTTCGATTGGATGAATGTTGACTTTACCTCTGCTGCAACCATTATTGCAGCCGTAATTGTTGCCCCTATTGGCGAGGAGATCATCTTTAGGGGAATGATCACCAAGCTGCTGCTCGAGGAATACCGCCCAGTAAAGGCCATAATCATCTCGGCGCTCATCTTTGGAATCATACACTTCAACCCGGCACAGATACCGGGAGCGTTTGTGATAGGACTACTCTTCGGCTGGCTCTACTACAGAACTCGAAGCGTAATTCCTGGTATAGTTCTTCACTTTATCAACAACGCGGTTGCTGTTGGTGGTGCAATCTACCTTGGAGAAGAGTGGGAGGTCAACAACAGTATTGTAGCAATTTCGTTACTCGTCCTTTCGCTTATTACCCTACCATTTATCTTTAAACGGGCGCAGCTCGCTTTTGCGAGAAACGAGGAGTATCCATAA